TATGACGCTGGATGCGTTCATCGCGCGTGTCAAGGACAGACGACCGACGTCACGAAGTGACTGGCGCTTTCCTCCTCCACCCCACGATCCGCACATCCAGGAGTCAGAGATGAAAAGAAGCTCTCATCGTAATGTGGCCGCGCTTCTCATGTTGATGCCGGCATCGGAGTCTTCTGCGCAGACCACACCCGAACGGTCTTCCTTCCGTTCCTCGCAAAGGTACACCTATCAATTCACGAACGCAGGTGCGTCGGTCACTGCGAAATTCTACAAGCTCGGCAGTGATACCGGTACCGGTTGGACCAGAGGCGACGGGGCCTTCGGCACACTCAATAAAACCTCCTCACCTCCTTGTCCCCTGAACGACACGGCGCACATCAAAACGATCTGGCCGTCCTCCCGTGACCTCCTTATCCGCCGTCATCTCGATCCCGGCCGGGCAGGAATGTCGTGATCAAGGTGGTTTCCCGACAATGGTGTTCGCGTGTACTTCAACGGGAAGGATGGCGTGTGGTGGCGAACGGAGCACAACTCCTGTGCGACCGCGGAGGGAGACATCATCACCGCGGTTCCTGACAGCCCCTTCTCCGGGCCGGCGACAACCTGCTGGCGGTGCGCGGGGAAGAAGCTCCAAGAAAGTTACCTCGACCTGACCGTCGAGGGCGGTGTCGCCATACCGATCGACGCATCGGCGGGCACCGGCGGCGCATCGCGCCGTCAGGCCGTCGACCACCTACGCCTACGCGAGTGCCTCCTTCCGCATCACGCCTCAAACAGGAAGCATGTCGATAGCTTGATCGTCGATGGTGCGCCGGTCACGCCCGGACACCGCGTACACCTTCGCCGCCGTGGGTGCGAAACCACGCCATCCGGGCGACATTCAGCGTGAACTACTATTGCCGTTAGTCGACCGCGGTCGACCCTCCGGCTGCCGGACCTGTTAGTGTCTCCTGCTTCCGGTCCGTATATCCCACGGCTCGACGGCAACCCTGACCGCATTCGCCGCAACCGGGTAATTATCGAAGGTTGGTCGGGCGATACCACACGCATCGGACAACCCGTTGACGGTCACTCTGCTTGCCAATCGCACGCTCACCGCGCGTTTCGCTGCCAACATGCAGCAGACCTTCCCGGTCTCGGTTTGAGTGACAGTGGACCCGGCTCACTGCGTTCTGCGATCGAACAGGCCAATACGAATCCGGGGACGGATGTCATCACCTTCGGCGGCGGAGTGAGCGGAACGATCTCCCTGCTGTCTCCTCTTCCGATCCTTGCGGATGCGATCGTGCTCCAGGGGACAACCGATGGGACCGGCACGCCTCTCGTCACCGTGCAGCCATCGCCCTCGTTCACCCCTTCCTCCGCGGCGCCGGATGGGCTGCAATTCTCCGGCGTGTTCCTTCGCTGGGGATACACTCCGGCGAAGACAAACTGCCGTGGACTCCGTATCCCCGGGTTCAGCGGCTCCGGGCGTCGTGATCCTCAGCGACGGCAATCGGATCGAAGGTTGCGAGATCACCGGCAACGGCGGTGATGGGGTCACGATGTACGGAGGGAACGGAAATACGATCGGCGGCACGTCCGCCGGTACGGCGAACCGTATCCACCACAACGGCGGCAATGGTGTTGCGGTACGGCAGGCGTTGGCCACCGGCTCCCCTCCGGGGAACGCGATGCTCGGCAATGAGATCCATGGGAATGGCGCACAAGGATCGATCTCGGCTCCGCCGGTGTGACGGCGAACCGTTATCAGCCGGGCCCTCCAGGATCGAACAGCGTCCGCCGGTGCCACCCGCGGTGAACTGTGCGCAGAACTATCCCATCCTGTTCTATGCCTCCATCGCAGGGAGTTCTCCAGCCTCGTCCCATTCAGGGTTCGCTCCTGAACTGGCCCAACAGCACGTTCAGGATCGAGTTCTACGTCAACGATACCACGGATGATGCCGGCTACGGTGAAGGACGAAGGCTCGCGGGGGTCCAATCCGTGACAACGAACGATACCGGCTACGCGTGGTTTTCGAAGCTGCGGTGGCGCCTCTTGCATGGGGACAGTACGTCACCGCCACGGCAACGGATGCGGCAGGGAACACGTCGGAATTTGCGGCCGATCTGCCTGTCGGGGTGCGGACCCGTCACTTCGGTGACGGATTCGTTGTGAACACGACACTCGCCGGGATCCCGTTGCACTGGCCGGGGGGAACGGTTCGTATGCCATCAGCCCGAGTGTCAGGACCCTGCTCTCGCTCCAGGATCGATCAGGGTTTGCGACCTGGAACGCGTTGTCCGGAACGACAAGCAAGGGCGCACCCCTGGCAGCTGAACTACGCCCGCGCGTCTGCCTCGAACCAGTATGGCGGCTCGCCACGATGGCCTCACAACAATGGTCTGGATAACAGACGACTGGTCTGCGGTGACAGGTGCCGATGAGAATGTGATCGCCGTGACGCGCGTCCGGTATAACGCCTGAACGGCGAAATGACCGATCATGGATATCGCCTTCAACGAAGAGCGCAACGAATCCCGGCGGCTTTGAATTCGGGGAATCGCAGGTGGACGATCCCGATGGCACGATCCGCGATCTCTCGAATGTCGCGGTACATGAGATCGGGCACTACGGTGGATTGGGAGATATCTATGACCCGGGCTACCCGCCGTACGTGCCCGCCATGGGATCGGGCAGCGGAGATTGGACGATGTACGGCATCATCCGGGGAAGTGAGCTCAGAAGCGGACACTGAAGCGCCGGACCGGAACGGGATCTCGTACATCATGAGAATGCCGCCGGGGCGCATCGACCTGATGCTTGTCTTCGATGGTTCCACGGACTATGTCTCGTCGTACGGTGCATTCGATGCAGGCAAGAACGCGGCCGTCGAACTCGTTCAGCGTATGGGCGTGGGGGACCGCGTTGGCGTCGTGCAGTTGCCGTCGACGCTGGTGCTGGGGCTGCGTGAGATCACCGCGGACTCGACGTCACGCCTCGCGGTGATCACTGCGATCAGAGGACTGACGCCGGGAGGAACGAGCGGCATCGGGGCGGATTGCAGACGGCTCTCTCGCAACTGAGCGCAACCCCGGGGCATCGGGCAATGATGCTGTTCAGCGCCGGCGAGGAGAGCGGCAGTCCCTCCGCGGTCAGTGTCATCCCGTCGCGCTGGTCGCCGCGGACGGCACGCGCCTCTTCACGCTCGGCTTCGGGTCGAGTCCGGGCTTCGCGCAGGAACTCCAGCAGCTCGCTGGCGAACGGTACAGGTGGGGCGTACTACCTGACCACGCCCGCGGATCCCGATCTCGCCGTGAAGGAAATGGTGGAACCGGTTGAACAGTCTGCAACTGATCGGCTTCACGACGTTTCGCCTCGAATCTTCCGGCTTCAACTGGCAGGGCGGGTTCAACTATCAGGGCGGATTCAATTACCAGGGTGGATTCAACTATCAGGGTGGGTTCAACTGGCAGGGTGGTTTCAACTGGCAGGGGTGCTGTGGATGAAGGAACCTGACTGCTGCCGGCTTCAACTGGCAGGGAGCTCTGGTGATCTGGCGCTCGTGCCCCCGCAGGATGGACTGGTCGTTCCGACGGCGCCACCGTACACGATCCCGCAGCAGTATGCGATCATCACCCCCACGGACTGGGACAAGTATCCTTCGCCCAATCCGTTCTTCACGAGCATCCGCTACGTGAAGGGAGAGACGTACAGCTTCTACGAGATCACCAATCCGAAGCCCGGCGTGTGGACGCTCATTCCGGCCGGTGATGCCGCGAAACCCGGTGGAGGCCGAGCAACTCGATCTGACCCTTGTCGGCGTCGCGGACGTCACGATCCAGACGTCCCTCCCCGCGACGACGTTCCAGCCCGGGGCAAGCATCCCGATCCAGGTGAACCTGTCCCACGGCGGACTCTCGATAAGCGGCGAGCGCGTCGCCGGTGGGTCCGTCATCAATGACGCTCAGGTCGAGGCGGTGGTCCTCCTCCCGGATTCTTCGGCGACGGAGATCGTGGCGCTTGCGCCGATGGGCAATGGACTCTACCAGGGGGCCTTTTCGTCGACAGGTACGCCGGGGACGTACAATATTTCCATCCGTGCAGC
This DNA window, taken from Ignavibacteriota bacterium, encodes the following:
- a CDS encoding right-handed parallel beta-helix repeat-containing protein — protein: MDSVSPGSAAPGVVILSDGNRIEGCEITGNGGDGVTMYGGNGNTIGGTSAGTANRIHHNGGNGVAVRQALATGSPPGNAMLGNEIHGNGAQGSISAPPV